The genomic segment TCAAGGCTTGGTTGAGACTCTCACCCAGCACTCGACGCACTGTTGGACAGGGCTTTTGCCCACCTCATAGCCTGTGGAGGTCAAACGATCCGTCGCTCCCGGACACCCAGTTGTTCCCGGGCGCCCGCAGGGTCGCCAGAACCGTACGTGTACAAGAATTGAGGCGGGATCCCCGTGGCGAGTGCTTCGCAGAACTATCTGGCAGTGATCAAGGTCGTCGGCGTGGGTGGCGGCGGTGTCAACGCCGTGAACCGCATGATCGAGGCCGGGCTCAAGGGTGTGGAGTTCATCGCGATCAACACCGACGCGCAGGCGCTGCTGATGAGCGATGCGGACGTCAAGCTCGACGTCGGCCGCGAGCTGACCCGCGGTCTCGGCGCCGGCGCCGACCCGGACAAGGGTCGTCAGGCCGCCGAGGACCACGCCGACGAGATCGAGGAGACCCTCAAGGGTGCCGACATGGTCTTCGTCACCGCGGGCGAGGGCGGCGGCACCGGTACCGGTGGTGCCCCCGTCGTCGCGAAGATCGCGCGCTCGCTGGGCGCCCTGACCATCGGCGTCGTGACCCGCCCCTTCTCCTTCGAGGGCAAGCGTCGCTCGACCCAGGCGGAGGAGGGCATCGCACGTCTGCGTGAGGAGGTCGACACCCTCATCGTCATCCCGAACGACAAGCTGCTGCAGATGACCGACCACCAGGTCGCCATCCTGGACGCCTTCAAGCAGGCCGACCAGGTGCTGATGCAGGGCGTCTCGGGCATCACCGACCTGATCACCACCCCCGGCGTGATCAACCTTGACTTCGCCGACGTGAAGTCCGTGATGAGCAATGCCGGCTCCGCCCTGATGGGCATCGGCTCGGCCCGCGGCGAGGACCGCGCCCGCGCCGCCGCAGAGCTGGCCATCAACTCGCCGCTGCTGGAGACCTCCATCGACGGCGCGCACGGAGTGCTGCTCTCGATCGCGGGTGGCTCGGACCTGGGTCTGTTCGAGGTCTCGGCCGCCGCCAACCTGATCGAGGCCGCCGCGCACGACGAGGCCAACATCATCTTCGGCACCATCATCGACGACGGTCTGGGCGACGAGGTGCGCGTCACCGTGATCGCCGCCGGCTTCGACGGTGGCGCCCCGCCCCGTCGCCAGCCCGGCGTGCAGCGCTCGCCCGGCCTGAACGTCAACGGCACTCGCAACACCGCGCTCACCCCGCCGCAGGCGCAGAACACGCCCACCGCGACGCAGGTGGCCCGCGGCCCGCAGGTGATGGGCTCGTCCAGCTCGCCGTCCTCGCCGGCGCAGCCGACCTTCCAGAACACGCAGCAGAACAACCCTTACAGCCACCAGGCGCAGCCTCCGGTTCCGCAGCAGACGGGTTTCGAGACGGCGCGCACCCCGCGCCCGGCCGAGTCCGACGATGACCTGGACATCCCGGACTTCCTGAAGTAAGACCTCCCGTCAAGGCCCCCCGACCAAGCGTCGGGGGGCCTTTACGATGTCTGCATGTTCAGCTTCCTCGCCCGCCCTGCCCCCGACGTCCCGGTCGGGGTCTGCTTCACCGACCGCCACGACGGCTCCAGCACCGGTAGCCTCGGCTCACTCAACCTGGGCCGAACCGACGTGGACGAGGTCACGCACCTGCGGGCCAATGGGCACGCCGTCCGCGACGCGCTGGGCATCAGCCGGCTCGTGGCGCTGCACCAGGTCCATGGCCACGAGGTGCTGACCGTCGACGAGGACTTCCTCTCCACCTGGACCGAGGACTCATGGCTGGGGGAGCCGCATGCGCAGGCGCTGCCGGTGGCGGACGCGGCCGTGACCACCCAGCCAGGTATCGGCCTGGTGATCCGGGTGGCGGACTGCGTCCCGGTGCTGCTGGCCGACCCGGTGGCCGGCGTCATCGGGGGAGCGCATGCCGGGCGGGTCGGCTTCGACCGTGGGGTGCTGGGGGCCACTGTCGAGGCAATGGGTGCCCTGGGGGCCACCGACATCCGGGCCTGGATCGGACCGCATGTGTGCGGTTCCTGCTACGAGGTTCCCGAGCGGATGGCGCAGGAGGTGGACGCTCGGCATCCCGGGGTCGCATCCACCACCTCCTGGGGCACCCCGTCCCTGGACCTGGGACTCGGCTGCCAGCGGCAGCTGGGGGCACTCGGCATTGCCGTCGAACGTGACGACATGTGTACGCTCACGGAGGAATCGCTGCACTCGTACCGGCGCGACGGTGCTGGCGCCGGGCGCCAGGCGGGCATCATTTGGCGCGTGTCGTGAGGCTGCGCGCGGC from the Luteococcus japonicus genome contains:
- the ftsZ gene encoding cell division protein FtsZ, with the protein product MASASQNYLAVIKVVGVGGGGVNAVNRMIEAGLKGVEFIAINTDAQALLMSDADVKLDVGRELTRGLGAGADPDKGRQAAEDHADEIEETLKGADMVFVTAGEGGGTGTGGAPVVAKIARSLGALTIGVVTRPFSFEGKRRSTQAEEGIARLREEVDTLIVIPNDKLLQMTDHQVAILDAFKQADQVLMQGVSGITDLITTPGVINLDFADVKSVMSNAGSALMGIGSARGEDRARAAAELAINSPLLETSIDGAHGVLLSIAGGSDLGLFEVSAAANLIEAAAHDEANIIFGTIIDDGLGDEVRVTVIAAGFDGGAPPRRQPGVQRSPGLNVNGTRNTALTPPQAQNTPTATQVARGPQVMGSSSSPSSPAQPTFQNTQQNNPYSHQAQPPVPQQTGFETARTPRPAESDDDLDIPDFLK
- a CDS encoding polyphenol oxidase family protein → MFSFLARPAPDVPVGVCFTDRHDGSSTGSLGSLNLGRTDVDEVTHLRANGHAVRDALGISRLVALHQVHGHEVLTVDEDFLSTWTEDSWLGEPHAQALPVADAAVTTQPGIGLVIRVADCVPVLLADPVAGVIGGAHAGRVGFDRGVLGATVEAMGALGATDIRAWIGPHVCGSCYEVPERMAQEVDARHPGVASTTSWGTPSLDLGLGCQRQLGALGIAVERDDMCTLTEESLHSYRRDGAGAGRQAGIIWRVS